ATACAACAGGCATTCGATGTTTTGTATTGTGGATATAATCCATAATGCCGACAGCTTCAGTCGTAACAATCGTAAACGTGTTATCTGAATACAATCCTGCTAAACACATCAAATTATTGTTGATTCCGATATCATATTTGATTTTGTCTTTGCCTTCGTGTCGCCATTCATAAAAACCATCAACCAATATCACACAACGATTGGTGTAAGCATCTCGAAAAGATGGTTTTTCATCTATAGTTTCAATACGTGCGTTTAAGGTGTTATTCGAATTAAAATCATTTCCAGCCCAATGCGGAATTAAACCCCATTCCAACAAATGAATAAAATCTTGTTGATTGGTGATAACAGGCAACTTTGGATGATCAAAACCTTTGAAATGAGGATTTGGCGTAAATGTAACCTCGGGTTTGAATTTCAACCTCGAT
This portion of the Empedobacter stercoris genome encodes:
- a CDS encoding SOS response-associated peptidase is translated as MCFHVKVTKTKEQIEKKSRLKFKPEVTFTPNPHFKGFDHPKLPVITNQQDFIHLLEWGLIPHWAGNDFNSNNTLNARIETIDEKPSFRDAYTNRCVILVDGFYEWRHEGKDKIKYDIGINNNLMCLAGLYSDNTFTIVTTEAVGIMDYIHNTKHRMPVVFNDGENLMNWLNCKPIVPFTDFSYQREDGQVSLFG